The window CTTCGTCGACAGGTAGATGGGTGGTACTTGCGGTTTCACACGCTCATGGTGCGTGCGCTGCCCAAGAACGGCTGGGGAGTTGGCCGTCTGGATGCTGTAGGTATGATTTTCAAGCGCATATCCGGACTGGACATCGGCCCGCCACCCGACTTCATGATCCCGGAAAACATGAAAACCGCGGACGCTCCTGTGAGATACCCATTCCTTTGGAATTCGCCGCGACAGGACAAAAGACAATGGCCTGGATTCGCCAACGATGGAAGTGACATCTTGGGGCTAGCTCGGAACGTTGGCGAGGTTCTGGGGGTATTCACTACGTTCGAGCCGATGCGTCAGGGCGCGATCATCAATTTCCTCGACAATTAACTCCGCCAATTTCGACGGCCTGAGCGAGCTTGAAGCTTGGTGAAGTGAATCGGCACTCCGAAATGGCCCTGGAAGATTGACGCTGCTTTAGCCCCCCGAGGCAAGGGTGAAAGGGATTCCGCTGAAGGGGGGTGTCGCGAATGCCACGGGATTGAAGACGGAGAGCAACGCATTCCATTCATCAAAACATGGAGGACTACGGTCCAGAACGTTGGTACCGATACACGAGAATACGACGTCCTCGCCTGGAAAGCGAAGACGGGCGTGCTGAAGGGAGCGTACATCCCTTCGCGACCGTCCCACTCAAGGAGAACGATGAGATCCTTAACATTCTTGCGACCTCGGTCATTGGTTCGATCGCAGAACACCTGTTGGCCGGCGGCGCGCCTTCCACTAACGCACGGGTGGCAGCGGCGCCAGACCCGGGATCGTCGGACACACCGGAGTCTCTGGGGCTCGTGCGACTACCACCAACGCTGCAGGATTTGCTAACGGCTTTCGATACTGCCAGCACCTCCGAAGCAATCAAAAAGGCCAAGCGGCAGGGAGCAGCCGTGGGGCGCCTACGAGGCTCGTGTTCTGCAGGGTATTTGGGCCGCCGCACCTCATCTTCATAACGGCTCGGTCCCTACCCTGGCGGAATTGCTCAAGCCATCAGGGGATGCGCAAACCGCAGTTCAGCGTTCGACGGAAATATGACATTGAAGACGTTGGTCTTGCTGCGTCCCAGGAAGCCGCTGAGCGAAACTCTGTCTGTCACGGATTGTAGTAATATCAATTCTGGAAATAGCCCATGCGGACACGAGTACGGGACCAGTTTAAGCGACCGCGACAAAAAGGCGTTGCTTGAATACCTCAAGACACTGTGACCCGCTCCGGCGCTCCCTCTTTGACCGGTTTCCAGCATGCTGTCGGTCACAGTATGCTCGCTTATCGGCACGAGCCTTGAAACGGAGATCTGATCCAGCACAGCTGCTCAAGGAAGCGCAAGTGATGGCTTACAAATTATCGCGTTTCTACCGTTTGCGTCGCTTGTGCATACGAAACGAGGTTTCACATGACACCAATCTCAATACCACATCACAAAGAATGCCTTCGCTGTGGTTCTGGGTTAGTCACCAGCGAGTGGCATGAACGCGTCAATGCGAACGAAGTTCAGGTTCTTTGGCGCTGCTGGAACTGCAAACACCAATTTATCTCCGTCGTCACTTCCCACGAAAGGGAGCCGTCAGTCGCTGAGATCACAAAACCATTCTTTACGAGCCTGCTCGTCTGACCAATGACGCCCGAGCAGGTCGACCTTATCAGGATATCGTTTGACGCGATGTGGCCGGTCCGTCGCGACCTCGCTGACCTGTGTTACAACAGGTTCGTTGAACTAGCTCCTGATGCAAGAGATATGTTCGGCGGCGATATCGAGCAGCAGCGGATGAAGGCGCTGGATATGATCACCGCGCTGCCCGCCTCGCTCGACGAAAGACCGATGTTCCAATCGCTGATCACGCTTTCAGGTCACAAGCACGCCAGACTTTGCGTTCAGCCATCGCACTTCGTCGCAATGGGCGAGGCGTTGATGTGGAGCTTTGATTGCAAATTCGGCCCTTCTTTCACCCCGAGCTGAGGGAATCGTGGCGGACGCTTTACGCCACCGCCCAGAACGAGATGCTGCGCGCGGCCGGCCGGCAGAGTTCGTTTTGACAACGGCGGGCGAGAAGCCTAATTCGTGACCCAATCGTGGGTCTCCGGTCGGCTGGAGACACACGAAAAAACCTTGTCGCGCGAACAGTGTTCGTGCTCCTGAGCTGACGTTCCGAGATTCGCTGAATTGGAAACTCACGCCAACGCGCTTCGATGAGTCCTGCGGAGAAATGAAATTCGTAGTGACCGCCTTGACGTTCCGCCATACGATCGATGACCCATCGGCGTTTTCGATCGGCATCGAGCGTGGGTGCGTATCTGGGGCTCCAGCCCGATTAGCCGGACGGTGGGTATAGGTCTTGGTGCCATATGTCCACTCGTTTCTGAACCTGTGGTCATGGCCCTGAACTAGAACCTGAGCGTCGCGTCCTGCCTTTCCCTCCTTGTGGGCTGCGTCGACCGCGGCGCGGATCGCCTCTTCCTCAGTGGCGTAAGCGCCGGAGTGCTCACAATGAGCGCAACCCTCCACTGGCCTTCATGGCGCTTGACGAAGTACTGAACGCTTTCCATAAAGCTTGGCTCCGGCATCGCCCCCGTGATCGATAGACGGGTCGTACTCTGCAAATCTGGGTAAGCGCCGTTCAGCGGCCACCTTCCGGACCACGGGACGATCTGCGAGTCTGCGGTTTGTTTGAACCGTTAGGCTTAGAATGGACACAGAGCATAGTGCTATCACGGAGCCGGTGCGGCGGCTTGAGGTCTTCACCCGAGCCGGCCGCCGGCGGAAGTGGAGCGACGAGGACAAGGCGCGGATCGTTGCGGAGATCGTGGCGAGCGGCGACTCGGTCTGTTCGGTAGCCCGACGGCATGGATTGTCGCCGCAGCAGTTGTTTGGTTGGCGCCGTCAGTTGCGAGATGCTGCGGTCGATTATTCCGAAGAGCAAGAAGTAGAGTTTGTGCCGGCGGTGGTAGATACTGTGGTGCCGGCGCCCGCTGTTGGCCGGAAGCGCAAAACGGTGCGCTGCAAGGCCAAAGCGGATACCCG of the Bradyrhizobium quebecense genome contains:
- the tnpA gene encoding IS66-like element accessory protein TnpA, encoding MRRLEVFTRAGRRRKWSDEDKARIVAEIVASGDSVCSVARRHGLSPQQLFGWRRQLRDAAVDYSEEQEVEFVPAVVDTVVPAPAVGRKRKTVRCKAKADTRARRCDAGIIEIEVDGITIRAGRGADPTMIASIVQTLKASR
- a CDS encoding globin domain-containing protein, whose translation is MTPEQVDLIRISFDAMWPVRRDLADLCYNRFVELAPDARDMFGGDIEQQRMKALDMITALPASLDERPMFQSLITLSGHKHARLCVQPSHFVAMGEALMWSFDCKFGPSFTPS
- a CDS encoding DUF2188 domain-containing protein encodes the protein MEGCAHCEHSGAYATEEEAIRAAVDAAHKEGKAGRDAQVLVQGHDHRFRNEWTYGTKTYTHRPANRAGAPDTHPRSMPIENADGSSIVWRNVKAVTTNFISPQDSSKRVGVSFQFSESRNVSSGARTLFARQGFFVCLQPTGDPRLGHELGFSPAVVKTNSAGRPRAASRSGRWRKASATIPSARGERRAEFAIKAPHQRLAHCDEVRWLNAKSGVLVT